A window of Streptomyces sp. NBC_01689 genomic DNA:
CGGCGAGTTCGGCGGCAGGCGCGGTGATGCCGAGGGACGTCTCCAGGAGGGTGACGATGGCGGCGTGCCCGGTCTGCTGATCGTCTCCGGAGACCGGATGCCCGTCCTGGCCGAGGAGTTGGACCTCGACGGTGACTCCGCCGTCCTCCGGGTGCCGGTGCACGACCGAGGGGAGACCGGGGCCGTGGGTCCGCTCCAGGCTCGCGCGGAGGGCGGCCTCCACGTCGACGGTCAGCCAGCGGTGCGCCTCGGCGAGCGCCGCGGACCGGTCCCGCGCTCCCCGCCGGAGGAGGGCGCGGACGCAGCCGGGGGAGCCGCGACGGGCCGCCGCCACGAGTGGTGGCTCACCCGTCGGCCCCGGGCGGTCGGGGTCCGCGCCGGCCGCGAGCAGTTCGGTCACCACCGCGGCCTTGCCCCGCTGGACCGCCCAGGTCAGCGCGGTGAACCCGAACCCCTCCACGCGGTCGGGGTCCGCGCCGGCCGCCAGCAGGGCTCGTACCACCGTCGTGTGGCCGCCGCAGGCCGCCCCGCACAGCGGCGCGTCCGTGCCCTGGCTGAGCCGGTCCGGGTCGGCGCCCGCGGCCAGCAACAGCCGTACGACGTCCGGGTGGTCGCTGACCGCCGCCAGATACAGCGCCGTCTCGCCGTCCGGGTCCGCCGACTCCGGGCTCGCGCCGGAGCGCAGCAGCCGTACCACCGCGTCCCCGTCACCCTCGTACACAGCGGTGAGGAGAAGCGCCGCGGGGTCGTTCGTGCTCATCCTTCGAGCCTCGCTCCTGAAGGAGGCCCGGGGCAAAGCCTTTTGGGGTGTTCTGTCTCACCTCGCGGCTCTCGCGCGTCCCTCGCGCCGCGGCTTCCTCTTATGTGTCGCACTCCAGCACCGTCCCGCACAGGGTGCACCGCGCCCGTACCCGGCCTCTCACCGGGACCCTGATCCGCTGGTGGCAGGTCGGGCAGGGGAAGGAGACGCGCAGCGGGCCGCGGCCGTCCGGCGTGAACGCGTAGGGGACGTCCGGGTGCCGGCCGGGGGCGGGGTGGTCCTGGGCGTGGCGCCGGTCCCTCGCGTAGCGGCGGCGGCCCGCCCAGCCGGCCGCGGTCAGCGGGGGCTGCTGCCCGTCGCCGCGTGCCTTTGACATGCCCTTCGTGTACGCGGTGTAGGCCTGCGGGCTGGTGAACCAGACGGAGGGGTCCTCGCCGAAGACCAGGGCGCGTTTGGCGAGGACGTAGCCGAACTCCTCCGGGGTGAGGTAGCCGAGTTTCTGCGAGGAGTCGGCGTCCTCGCGGTAGGCGTCGAGCAGCAGCCAGCCCGCGCCGAGGTAGGCCGCGGCGGTGTCCGTGAGGATCTCGTTGTCGCGGGTGCCGGGGAAGGAGAGGTCGAGGCGGTGCAGGTAGACGTGCATCACCTCGTGGGCGAGCGCGGCGCCGATGTCCCTGCGGTGGGTGCGGAAGCGGTCGTTGAGTTCGACGAAGTACTCGGGGCCCGCCGTGAGTTCGACGTTCGCCGCATGGGTCATCTCGCGGAAGCCGATGATCATCCGGGCGTCCGGCAGCCGGTAGTGGCGCACCATCTCACGGGCCACCCGCTGGGCCCCCAGGTGGAGGTCGTCGCCGTCGCCGAAGGCCACGTCGGCGGGGGCCACACTGGTCGCGAAGGTGTGCACGGTGTCGCACGAGAGCCGTCTGTAGAGCGCGGTGATCGAGGCCCGCACCGTGTCCAGGTGCGGGTAGCCGTGTTCGACGGGTCCGCCGTTCGCCACGTCCGCACCCCCTGAAGACGCCGGCCTGCGCACTCCACTGTAAGCCGGGTCCGGCCGGGCGGCCGGGCGAGTGCGCGCCCTCGTGGGGGTGCGGTCGCGGGAGCGCGGGGCGTGCGCCGGGAGGCGGCTGGCCGAAAAGCGGTCCTTGCCGGGGCCCTCCGGTGTCCCAACAATGGGCAAAGGATTGGCGGGTGCATGTCATATCTCCGCCCTGTCGTGCCGCACCCCGTGCCGTGCTCCGCACGGCTCACGCGGCCCGGCGCACCACGGAGAGCGTCACGCGTGCCACCGCCACGCCTCGACCCCCCACGAGAGGAACCACGTTGAAGTCTCCCAAGAAGTTCACGGGCCTCAGAAGACTCCTCGCCCTCGGCGCCGTCGCCCTCGCCGCCGTTTCGCTCCAGCCCGTCTCCGCACAGGCCGCGCCCGCGCCCGTCGTCGGCGGAACCCGCGCCGCCCAGGGCGAGTTCCCCTTCATGGTCCGGCTCTCCATGGGCTGCGGCGGCGCCCTCTACACCAAGCAGATCGTGCTGACCGCCGCGCACTGCGTGAACGGCTCCGGCACCAACACCTCCATCACCGCCACCGCCGGCGTCGTCGACCTGCAGAGCACCAGTGCCATCAAGGTCAGGTCGACGAAGGTGCTCCAGGCACCCGGCTACAACGGCAAGGGCAAGGACTGGGCGCTCATCAAGCTCGCCGCACCCATCGAGCAGCCCACCCTGAAGATCGCCACCACCACCGCGTACAACAACGGGAACTTCACCGTCGCCGGCTGGGGCGCGACCCGCGAGGGCGGCGCCCAGCAGCGTTACCTCCTCAAGGCCACCGTCCCCTTCGTCAGCGACGCCGTCTGCCGGCAGGCCTACGGCAGCGACCTCGTGCCCGGTGACGAGATCTGCGCCGGGTTCGTCCAGCAGGGCGGGGTCGACACCTGCCAGGGCGACTCCGGCGGACCCATGTTCCGCAAGGACGACTCCGGAGCGTTCGTCCAGGTCGGGATCGTCAGCTGGGGCCAGGGCTGCGCCGAGCCCGGGTACCCCGGCGTGTACAGCGAGGTCTCGACCTTCGCGGCTGCCATAGCCTCGGCGGCGTCCACCCTGTAGGGACGGGCCGCCACCGTGCACGGCGCGGGCGTCCGCGACTCCGGTCAGGGACGCCCGCGCCGACTCCGGTCGCGAACGCCACACCGGTCCTGTCGCGAGTGCCCGTGCCGAGTCGCGTCAGGAGTGCCCGCGCCGCGCCCGGTGACGCACCCCGTACCTGGCCGTACCCCGCCCGCGCCCTGCCCGTACGCCGTGCGCGGGCGGACGCCCCGCCTCGGGGTCTACTCCGGGTCCCGCGCGCCGGGGGACGCGGCGTGCGCGCCGGCCGGCTCCGGGACGCGCAACACCGGCGGCCTCGGCCCGGTGGAGGACTCCCCGCCCGGCTCCTCCAACTCCAGGACCCACACCTCGTTGGTCCCCTCGCGCAGCACCGGTCCCGGCACGTACAGCGACCGCTGCGGACCCGCCGACCAGTAGCGGCCCAGGTTGAACCCGTTGATCCACACGAACCCCCGTGTCCAGCCCGGAAGATCGAGGAGGGCGTCCCCGGCGCCGGTGACCTCCACCGTGCCGCGGTGCAGTCCACGGGCGCCGTTCCCGGGCGACCGGGTGAACGGCACCCCGCCGACACCGCCGTCGAACGCGTCGAGACGCAGCCCCCGGGCGCGTACCCCGTGCAGATACTGCCGCTCGTGCAGCACACCCCCGGTGATGCCCTTCTGCTCGCCGGACCGCGGACCGTAGTTGACCCGGCCCAGCGACTCCACCCACATCTCCACCCGCGCGCCTCCCGCCACGGGCTCCGCGAGTTCCGGGTCCTCCTCCGTCAGCGCCCCGGCCGCCGTCCCGTCGACGTACACCACCGCCAGGTCCCGCAGCCCGCGCAGCCGCAGCGGGTACGATGCCCGCGGCCCCGGCACGGTCAGCTCGTACCTGACCAGGCCCCGGTCCACGTCCAGTTCACCGAAGTCCGGAGGGACGGCGTACTCGCCCTCCGGGCCGCCGAGTGCCTCCAGCACGTCGTCCGGCGGGGCCCACTCCCGCAGATCCACGGCCGCGGACGCGCCCAGCGACGCCGGGGCCGGCGGCAGGTCCGGCAGCGGGCCCTGGGCGTACGGCGCGAGGACCTCCCGGAACCGCCAGAACTTCTCGGTGGGCCGCCCGAGTTCGTCGACCGGCGCGTCGTAGTCGTACGACGTCACATCCGGCTCCAGCGGCCCCTCGTGCAGCGCCCCGCCACCCCGGTTCGCACCCGCCCAGCCCCCGAAGTTCGTCCCGCCTTGCGCCATGTAGAGATTGACCGACGCCCCGCACTCCAGGATCTCGCGCAGCGCGTCCGCCGCGTCCCCCGGATCCCGTACGACATGCTCACCGCCCCAGTGGTCGAACCAGCCGCACCAGAACTCCATGCACATCAGCGGCCCTTCGGACCGGTGCCGGCGCAGCTCCCCGAACGCCTCACGCGCACGAGAGCCGAAATTGACCGTCGCGAGGACCCCCGGGACCGAACCCCCGCCGAGCATGTGGTCCTCGGGACCGTCCGAGGTGAACAGCGGGACGCTCACCCCCTCGGCACGCAGCACCTCGGCCAGACGCCGCAGATACACCTGGTCGGACCCGTAACTGCCGTACTCGTTCTCGACCTGCACCATCAGCACCGGACCGCCCCGGTCGGCCTGCCGGGGCACGATCTCCTTCAGCAGGTGGTGGAACCAGCGTTCCACCGGCCGCAGATACTCCTCGTCCCGGGTACGCCACCGGCCCGTCAGCCAGTGCGGCAGCCCGCCGTTCTCCCACTCCGCGCAGATGTACGGGCCGGGCCGCACGATCGCCCACAGCCCCGCCTCCCGCGCCGCGTCCAGGAACCGGCCCAGCGCCCGCACATCACGGAACACACCCGGCCGCGGCTCGTGCAGGTTCCACGGGACGTACGTCTCCACGCAGTTGAGCCCCATCGCCCGCAGCATCCCGAGCCGGTGCCCCCACTGCTCCTCACGCACCCGGAAGTAGTGCAGCGCCCCGGACAGCAGCCGCACCGGCCGCCCGTCCAGCAGAAAATCCGTGTCCCCCACCGTGAACTCGCTCATGGGCCCACCCTCACCCCCTGGCGGCGACCCCGTCCATGGACAAAGATCACCTCTGGTTGGACCGAATCGCGACACCGGCCGCAACGGCTGGGCCGGCTGGGCCGCACCGGCCGCACCGGCGGAAGGACGGCGGATGCACCACACCTGGATGCGGTACCTCACCCCCGCCCCCGTCCACCACCGCCTCGGCCTCGCCTGCCTCGGCGTCGGCCTCCAGCACGGCGAACTGCCCCCCGTCGGACCGCGCACCCTCGACCACCATGTCGCCGTCGTCGTCAGCGCGGGCAGCGGCTGGTTCCAGGACCCGGGCGGACACCGCCACACCGTCACCGCGCCCGCCCTGCTCTGGCTCACCCCCGGCGTCCCCCACCACTACGGCCCCGACCCCAGCTGGGACGAGTGCTTCGTCGACTTCACCGGCCCCGCCACCGCCGCCTACACCGAACTCGGCCACATCGAACCGGACCGCCCCGTCGTCCCCCTCTCCGACGCGGCCGGCGCCCGCGCCGCCGTCGCCCGTATCGCCCGCGCCACCCGCCGCGGCAACCCCCTCATGGAGGTCGAGACCGGCGCCGCCGTCCATGAGCTCCTCGTCGTGCTGCGCCGCGCCCGCGCCGGCCTCGCACCCGACGACGACCCGGTCCTGCATGCCCTGGCCCGCGACGCCTTCCAGCCACTGTCCGTCGCCGAACACGCGGCCCGCAACGGCATGACCACCGCCGAACTGCGCGGCGCCGTCCGCCGCGCCGCCGGCCGCAGCCCCAAGGAGTACCTCCTCGCCGTCCGGCTCGGCCGCGCGAAGGAACTCCTCGCCGCCACCGACCTCCCCGTCGCGGCCGTGGCCCGGCGCGTCGGCTACGACGACCCCGCCTACTTCTCCCGCCTGTTCACCCGCCGTGTCGGCATCGCTCCCGTCCGCTTCCGCGCCCAGCAGGGCCGCACCCCGTCCGCCACCACCCGCGTCGACCACGTCCCCGGCCCCGGCGCCCGCACGGCCGCCGACCTCGGCCCCGCCCCGGACCGCACCGCCGCCCCCGGCCCCGACGATCCGCCCACGACCGGCCCCCCGTCCGGCACGTAGGCTGGTCGACCATGACCACCAGCAACACCGGCAACGCGACCGGCCTCACCGGCGACGCGACCCACGACACCGGCGACGCGACCGGCCACCCCACCGGCGACACCCCCGCCACCCCCGGCCCGGAGGCCGACACCGCCGTCCGCGCCGAACTCGCCCGGCTGCGCGACAGCATCGACAACATCGACGCCGCCGTCGTCCACATGCTCGCCGAACGCTTCAAGTGCACCCAGCAGGTCGGCCACCTCAAAGCGGCCCACCAGCTCCCGCCCGCCGACCCCTCCCGCGAGGCCCAGCAGATCGCCCGGCTGCGCCGCCTGGCCGAGAACGCCAAGCTGGATCCGGCCTTCGCGGAAAAGTTGCTGAATTTCATCATCGCCGAGGTCATCCGGCACCACGAGAGCATCGCGGACGGCACGGGACAGCCCACCGGAGCCACGGGGGAGTGACACCGGGTGCCCCCAGCGGGCATCCTGCGCGGAGCACTCCCTGTCAGGTGTCAGGCCAAGGGCACATGCCGCCCGTCCGTGCGCGCCCGGGCCGGCGGGTGCCCGAGCGAGGGGACGTATCGGGCCATGCCGTCGGATGCCAAGATCCTCATCGTCGACGACCACGAGGACACGCTGTACGCGCTCGAAAGCGCCCTGGCCCCACTGGGCCACCTCGTCACCCGTGCCACCAGCGGCGACGACGCCCTGAAGGAAGTCCTCCGCGGCCGGATCGGACTCCTCCTGCTCGACGTACGCATGCCCGGCGTCAGCGGCCTCGACGTCGTCCGCTACATGCGCCGCCTCGAACAGACCCAGCACATCCCCGTCATCCTGATCACCGGCTTCGGCCCGGACGCCGAACTGTCCGCCACCGCCTACGCGCTCGGCGTCGCCGACCTCGTCATGAAACCCGTCGACCCCTGGACCCTGCGCACCAAGGTCCGCTACCTCTACGACACCCACAGCCGCCGCCAGGCCCTGGAACGGGAACTGCGCGAACTGCGCGCCGAGATCGACGCCGCCCACCACCCCCTGGAACAGGACCGAACCCCCTGACCAGGTCGGACATAAGCCGCATCGCGGGCTGCCCCTGTGCCCTGCCCGAGCCATCAGGCAGCATGTCCCCCATGTCCGTACTGACGCGCGACGAAGCGCAGACCCGTGCCAAGCTCCTCGACGTCCACCACTACGGGATCGAACTCGACCTGACCCGCGGGGACGAGACCTTCGACTCCCGGACCGTCATCCGGTTCACCGCCCGCGCCGACGCGGACACCTTCGTCGAGCTGAAGCCCGCCGAGCTGCGCTCCGTCACCCTCGACGGACAACCCCTCGACCCCGAGACCCTCGACGGCAACAGGCTCCCCCTCGAAGGCCTGACCGCGGGCGAACACGAACTGCGCCTCGACACCGTCATGCACTACTCCCGCACCGGCGAAGGCATGCACCGCTTCACCGACCCCACCGACGGCGAGACCTACCTCTACACCCAGCTCTTCATGGAAGACGTCCAGCGCGTCTTCGCCGCCTTCGACCAGCCCGACCTCAAGGCCGTCTTCGACCTCACCGTCACCGCCCCCGACACCTGGACCGTCCTCTCCAACGGCATCACCGAACACCTCGGAGAAGGCCGCTGGAAAGCCGCACCCACCCCACTCATCTCCACCTACCTCGTCGCCGTCGCCGCGGGCCCCTGGCACTCCGTCCGCACCGAGCACCGCGGCCTCCCCTTCGGCATCCACTGCCGCCGCTCGCTCGCCCCCTATCTGGACACCGACGCCGACGAGATCCTCGACGTCACCCGCGCCTGCTTCGACCGCTACCACGAGAAGTTCGACGAGCCCTACCCCTTCGACTCCTACGACCAGGCGTTCGTCCCCGAATTCAACGCCGGCGCCATGGAGAACCCCGGCCTCGTCACCTTCCGCGACGAATTCGTCTACCGCTCCGCCGTCACCGACACCGAACGCCAGACCCGCGCCATGGTCATCGCCCACGAAATGGCCCACATGTGGTTCGGCGACCTCGTCACCCTGCGCTGGTGGGACGACATCTGGCTCAACGAGTCCTTCGCCGAGTACATGGGCTACCAGACCCTCACCGAAGCCACCCGCTTCACCGACACCTGGACCGACTTCGGCGTCACCCGCAAACCCTGGGGTTACGACGCCGACCAGCGCCCCTCCACCCACCCCGTCGCCCCCGACCCGGACGCCGTCCCCGACACCGCGTCCGCCATGCTCAACTTCGACGGCATCTCCTACGCCAAGGGCGCCTCCGCCCTGCGCCAACTCGTCGTCTGGCTCGGCGAGAAGGACTTCCTG
This region includes:
- a CDS encoding ankyrin repeat domain-containing protein: MSTNDPAALLLTAVYEGDGDAVVRLLRSGASPESADPDGETALYLAAVSDHPDVVRLLLAAGADPDRLSQGTDAPLCGAACGGHTTVVRALLAAGADPDRVEGFGFTALTWAVQRGKAAVVTELLAAGADPDRPGPTGEPPLVAAARRGSPGCVRALLRRGARDRSAALAEAHRWLTVDVEAALRASLERTHGPGLPSVVHRHPEDGGVTVEVQLLGQDGHPVSGDDQQTGHAAIVTLLETSLGITAPAAELAARALRHGDPSDDDWGEAATVLGLRADEDTFRAAVLWCRGTDPLRQAFGADVLGRSGAPRGRQVLRQLARETGHPVVARSAVVALGRREDPAALPEVLHHAGHPEAAVRAAVADALAALLPAGHSEGLERLRALAEDHDAGVRARAAGALTALGARG
- a CDS encoding S1 family peptidase; translated protein: MKSPKKFTGLRRLLALGAVALAAVSLQPVSAQAAPAPVVGGTRAAQGEFPFMVRLSMGCGGALYTKQIVLTAAHCVNGSGTNTSITATAGVVDLQSTSAIKVRSTKVLQAPGYNGKGKDWALIKLAAPIEQPTLKIATTTAYNNGNFTVAGWGATREGGAQQRYLLKATVPFVSDAVCRQAYGSDLVPGDEICAGFVQQGGVDTCQGDSGGPMFRKDDSGAFVQVGIVSWGQGCAEPGYPGVYSEVSTFAAAIASAASTL
- a CDS encoding glycoside hydrolase family 35 protein gives rise to the protein MSEFTVGDTDFLLDGRPVRLLSGALHYFRVREEQWGHRLGMLRAMGLNCVETYVPWNLHEPRPGVFRDVRALGRFLDAAREAGLWAIVRPGPYICAEWENGGLPHWLTGRWRTRDEEYLRPVERWFHHLLKEIVPRQADRGGPVLMVQVENEYGSYGSDQVYLRRLAEVLRAEGVSVPLFTSDGPEDHMLGGGSVPGVLATVNFGSRAREAFGELRRHRSEGPLMCMEFWCGWFDHWGGEHVVRDPGDAADALREILECGASVNLYMAQGGTNFGGWAGANRGGGALHEGPLEPDVTSYDYDAPVDELGRPTEKFWRFREVLAPYAQGPLPDLPPAPASLGASAAVDLREWAPPDDVLEALGGPEGEYAVPPDFGELDVDRGLVRYELTVPGPRASYPLRLRGLRDLAVVYVDGTAAGALTEEDPELAEPVAGGARVEMWVESLGRVNYGPRSGEQKGITGGVLHERQYLHGVRARGLRLDAFDGGVGGVPFTRSPGNGARGLHRGTVEVTGAGDALLDLPGWTRGFVWINGFNLGRYWSAGPQRSLYVPGPVLREGTNEVWVLELEEPGGESSTGPRPPVLRVPEPAGAHAASPGARDPE
- a CDS encoding helix-turn-helix transcriptional regulator, which produces MHHTWMRYLTPAPVHHRLGLACLGVGLQHGELPPVGPRTLDHHVAVVVSAGSGWFQDPGGHRHTVTAPALLWLTPGVPHHYGPDPSWDECFVDFTGPATAAYTELGHIEPDRPVVPLSDAAGARAAVARIARATRRGNPLMEVETGAAVHELLVVLRRARAGLAPDDDPVLHALARDAFQPLSVAEHAARNGMTTAELRGAVRRAAGRSPKEYLLAVRLGRAKELLAATDLPVAAVARRVGYDDPAYFSRLFTRRVGIAPVRFRAQQGRTPSATTRVDHVPGPGARTAADLGPAPDRTAAPGPDDPPTTGPPSGT
- a CDS encoding chorismate mutase, with protein sequence MTTSNTGNATGLTGDATHDTGDATGHPTGDTPATPGPEADTAVRAELARLRDSIDNIDAAVVHMLAERFKCTQQVGHLKAAHQLPPADPSREAQQIARLRRLAENAKLDPAFAEKLLNFIIAEVIRHHESIADGTGQPTGATGE
- a CDS encoding response regulator — translated: MPSDAKILIVDDHEDTLYALESALAPLGHLVTRATSGDDALKEVLRGRIGLLLLDVRMPGVSGLDVVRYMRRLEQTQHIPVILITGFGPDAELSATAYALGVADLVMKPVDPWTLRTKVRYLYDTHSRRQALERELRELRAEIDAAHHPLEQDRTP